The following nucleotide sequence is from Vibrio sp. SCSIO 43136.
AGATCCTATTCCTAAACAATGCGATCAACCACGGTATCTTCTCACCACTAGGTATTCAGCAATCAACAGAGCTTGGTCAATCGATTTTCTTCCTAATCGAAGCGAACCCAGGTCCGGGTCTAGGTATCTTGCTAGCTTACATGGTGTTTGGTAAAGGTACTGCTCGTCAGACTGCCGGTGGTGCGACTATCATCCACTTCTTCGGTGGTATTCACGAGATTTACTTCCCATACATCCTAATGAACCCTCGTCTTATCCTTGCAGCTATCGCAGGTGGTATGACAGGTGTGTTTGTACTAACCGTATTTGATGCAGGTCTTGTTTCTCCAGCGTCTCCTGGTTCTATCTTTGCCGTACTACTGATGACTCAAAAAGCGTCTATCGTAGGTGTTCTAGCATCGATTGCAGCGTCAGCGACCGTTTCTTTCGCAGTGGCTTCTCTACTGATGAAAACTCAGAACTCAACTGAAGAAGATGGTGATGGCTCAGCGCTTGAAAAAGCCACATCACAAATGAAAGACATGAAATCAGGCGGTAAAAACGATGCTGTTGTTGCTAGCCAGAACAAAGGCGACGTTAACCTAGCCACTGTTGGCAGCATTATCGTAGCTTGTGATGCAGGTATGGGCTCTAGTGCAATGGGCGCTAGCATGCTGCGCAAGAAAGTGCAGGACGCAGGTCTTAAAATCAACGTCACTAACCTTGCTATCAACAGCCTACCAGAGAACGCTGACATCGTGATTACGCATAAAGATTTGACTGACCGTGCACGTACACACGCTCCAAATGCACACCACATCTCACTGACGAACTTCCTAGACAGTGAAATGTACAACACCCTAGTCACTAAACTGCTTGCGGCGCAAAACCAAACCGCAGCGAACGAAGACCAACTCACTCCACAGGTAAAAGTATCTGTAGTGGCTGCAAACGACGATAGTTTTGAGCAGCAGCAAGCTCCAGTATTCAAAATCCAACGAGAAAATATTCACCTTGGCCTAAAGGCTACGGACAAACAAGAAGCAATTCGTTTTGCAGGCAACAAACTGGTCGAGCTTGGTTACGCAGAACCTGAGTATGTAGATGCAATGTTTGCTCGTGAAGAGCTAGTTCCAACCTACCTTGGTGAGTCAATTGCAGTACCACATGGCACGGTAGAAGCGAAAGACCGCGTCAAGAAAACCGGCATTGTCATCTGCCAATACCCGTCTGGTATTCAGTTTACTGAA
It contains:
- a CDS encoding PTS mannitol transporter subunit IICBA — translated: MISPDAKIKIQNFGRFLSNMVMPNIGAFIAWGFITALFIPTGWLPNETLASMVGPMITYLLPLLIGYTGGKLVGGDRGAVVGAITTMGVIVGTDIPMFMGAMIVGPMGGWAIKKFDNYVDGKVKSGFEMLVNNFSAGIIGMVCAILAFFLIGPFVKVLSGGLAAGVNFLVDAHLLPLTSIFVEPAKILFLNNAINHGIFSPLGIQQSTELGQSIFFLIEANPGPGLGILLAYMVFGKGTARQTAGGATIIHFFGGIHEIYFPYILMNPRLILAAIAGGMTGVFVLTVFDAGLVSPASPGSIFAVLLMTQKASIVGVLASIAASATVSFAVASLLMKTQNSTEEDGDGSALEKATSQMKDMKSGGKNDAVVASQNKGDVNLATVGSIIVACDAGMGSSAMGASMLRKKVQDAGLKINVTNLAINSLPENADIVITHKDLTDRARTHAPNAHHISLTNFLDSEMYNTLVTKLLAAQNQTAANEDQLTPQVKVSVVAANDDSFEQQQAPVFKIQRENIHLGLKATDKQEAIRFAGNKLVELGYAEPEYVDAMFAREELVPTYLGESIAVPHGTVEAKDRVKKTGIVICQYPSGIQFTEDEDDVAKLVIGIAAKNDEHIQVITTITNALDDPEAIETLTSTNDVETILNILGNQQAA